The region TCTTGGCAAGACCAAGCTTGAAGACCTGTGTCTGCAGCCTCCTCTCCAGGAAATCCTCAACCTTCAGACCCAGGATGTAATCCAGCTTCATCTTGCCCTCGTCCAACACGCCAATCCTCACCAGACGCCTCAACAGGGCATTACCTGAGACGTATCAAACAGGCACCTCAGAGACTGCATCACTGCCAGTTTATTTTTTAAACTCAGTGACTACAGGTATAACATCTGTACAGCCCAAAATACACCCGAGCAATTGTTTTGTTATGCAACTTGGCCTCATTGACGAGGAATTCTTGACATCATAGAAAATATGACAGTTGATAGTTAAATCATCGGCCAATTCAAAAACAAAGCTGAAATTTAACCAAATATTCATTACCTTCAAACAGACGTTTGGGATCCTTCTCGTCCAGAGTAAGCAGCTCTCTGGCAGCCTTACGGATCTTGGCCAATGTGAACTTGACCCTCCATACCTCACGTTTGTTCCTCAGACCATACTCGCCTGAGAGAAGATGGTTCAAGTTGCAAGGTTGATATGGAATTCAAAACAATATATGATATGTGCTAGAGAGAGTAGAGCTTTATTCCGTGTCATGATGCTAGGTGATGCTAACTGAGTCAAATCGTACCAATAAGTTTCAACTCCTGGTCGAGGCGGGACTTCTCGAAGGGACGACGAGGGGTGACGTAAGTCTTGCGACAAACCCAACTCCTGGCAACGGGCATGTTGGCTTAGTTGCGCCTGTGAGATCAACACAACTGCAGTTTACATATCATCACTACAGATGGCACATTTATTTGCCACTTTTGATGGCAATTCATCGACTTGAAAAACTTACGAACGTGTG is a window of Lampris incognitus isolate fLamInc1 chromosome 9, fLamInc1.hap2, whole genome shotgun sequence DNA encoding:
- the rps9 gene encoding 40S ribosomal protein S9 codes for the protein MPVARSWVCRKTYVTPRRPFEKSRLDQELKLIGEYGLRNKREVWRVKFTLAKIRKAARELLTLDEKDPKRLFEGNALLRRLVRIGVLDEGKMKLDYILGLKVEDFLERRLQTQVFKLGLAKSIHHARVLIRQRHIRVRKQVVNIPSFVVRLDSQKHIDFSLRSPYGGGRPGRVKRKNAKKGQAGAGGADDEEED